In Musa acuminata AAA Group cultivar baxijiao chromosome BXJ2-3, Cavendish_Baxijiao_AAA, whole genome shotgun sequence, the following proteins share a genomic window:
- the LOC135608371 gene encoding probable homogentisate phytyltransferase 1, chloroplastic, with translation MDSLLLRPFSFFPCRSSRCSRRGCYMPSQYLIRKTSNITVGCSVEGLKWGPVNHISGHTDRKLVHRRTNELSHLNAASRDPSGSKSEASRWKSALTSLNAFYRFSRPHTVIGTIMSIISVSLLAVESLTDISPSFLTGLLEAVIAALFMNIYIVGLNQVYDVEIDKVNKPSLPLASGEYSLRTGVAVILTSAAMSFGVAWVVGSLPLFWALFISFILGTAYSVNLPFLRWKRFAVVAAVCILAVRAVVVQLAFFLHMQTFVFRRSVSFSRPLIFATAFMSFFSVVIALFKDIPDIEGDRIYGIRSFSVRLGQKRVFWICVYLLEMAYSVAMVIGATSSCIWSKFVTVLGHAVLASILWKRARSLDLMSKAAITSFYMFIWKLFYAEYLLIPLVR, from the exons ATGGACTCTCTTCTTCTCCGGCCCTTTTCCTTCTTTCCTTGCCGCTCCTCACGTTGTTCTCGACGAG GTTGTTATATGCCAAGCCAGTACTTAATCAGAAAAACATCCAACATCACAGTGGGATGCAGTGTTGAAGGTCTTAAGTGGGGTCCTGTGAACCATATCTCTGGACACACTGACAGAAAGTTGGTGCACAGGAGAACCAATGAATTAAGTCATCTTAATGCTGCATCAAGAGACCCTTCAGGATCCAAGTCTGAAGCAAGTAGGTGGAAATCAGCATTGACTTCATTAAATGCCTTCTACAGATTTTCACGGCCCCACACAGTCATAGGAACA ATAATGAGCATAATCTCAGTTTCTTTACTGGCTGTTGAGAGTTTAACTGATATTTCTCCTTCATTTCTAACTGGATTGTTGGAG GCAGTTATTGCTGCACTTTTCATGAATATTTACATTGTTGGACTAAATCAAGTATATGATGTAGAAATAGACAAG GTTAATAAGCCGAGTCTCCCTCTAGCATCTGGGGAATATTCACTGAGAACTGGAGTTGCAGTTATATTAACTTCTGCTGCCATG AGCTTTGGTGTTGCATGGGTTGTTGGCTCTCTGCCGTTATTTTGGGCTCTTTTCATCAGCTTTATCCTTGGAACTGCATATTCAGTCAAT CTGCCATTTTTAAGATGGAAGAGATTTGCAGTTGTTGCAGCAGTCTGCATTTTGGCAGTGCGTGCTGTGGTTGTTCAACTTGCCTTTTTCTTGCACATGCAG ACATTTGTCTTCCGAAGATCAGTCAGCTTTTCGAGGCCTTTGATATTTGCAACTGCATTCATGAGCTTCTTCTCTGTTGTTATTGCATTGTTCAAG GATATACCTGATATTGAAGGAGATCGTATCTATGGCATTCGATCTTTCAGTGTTCGGCTGGGTCAGAAACGG GTGTTTTGGATTTGTGTGTACCTTCTTGAGATGGCTTATAGTGTCGCTATGGTGATTGGAGCCACTTCATCCTGCATATGGAGCAAGTTTGTAACT GTTTTGGGCCATGCAGTCCTTGCTTCAATCCTCTGGAAACGTGCTAGATCCCTTGACCTTATGAGTAAAGCTGCAATAACATCTTTTTACATGTTTATTTGGAAG CTCTTTTATGCAGAGTACTTGCTCATTCCACTTGTGAGATGA